The sequence below is a genomic window from Amycolatopsis sulphurea.
GGATGCGGCGATGCCGGCAATTAGCGTCCCGGGTCGTCTGGTGGCCGAACATGCGGCGCACTGATGGACACTGGTGATGAGGGTCGGAGCTACTTGCCGCAAAGCAAGATTTTATCGCAGACTGGCACTCCGGTCGAATAATTGCAGGAAAGGTGTACCAGGTCGACCGAGGTGTGCTACAGGAAGATCATGATTGTCGCCGACTATTTATGGCATAGGGTAACCGTGGATGCGGCGAATGGTATTTCGTTGGTTTACTGCGGGAGTAATTCGGGGTGATCGGGGGTTATGCGGGGTTTGCCGAAGATCGCCGATGCAGGGGCACCACAGGGGTAGGAATTCAGAGGGGAATGAGAGTGTTTGCAATGGGCAAGAGGCCCGGCCTGCCCGGCCGGGTGCTGATCACCGTCGCCGCTACGGCCGTGTTGACGGGGTTCGCGACCCCGCCGGTTTGGGCCGACGCCGTGCCGGTGGTGCCGTCGATGCCGTCGGTGAGGGCGTTGGCCGAGGCGCCCGTCGACCCTGCCGTTCCGCCGGCGACCCGGGTGCCGGAGGCGACTCAGGGCGAGAGGGTGGAGGCGGTCCGGTCGTTGGGACTGGACATCGACAACGGCTGGCTCGTCCTGCGTGACCACGATTTCGTCTTCAAGATTTTCGACACCGCCGACCCGGTGCGGTTCCCGCTGGTGAAAGAAGGCGCGCTGCAGGCATTCCGGGATGGCGATACGGCGTCGACGTTGTTCATCCGGTCCGGGGTCACCGAACTGGCCGGGCGTGATCGGGACAACTACGCGCGTGGGCGGTTGGAGCGTGACCAGGCGCGGCGATTGAAGCAGAGCGCTGCCGCGCTCGTCGCGATGCCGGTTACTGATCAGCAGCTCGATCTGGGTTACCGTGACTTCATTTACGACTTGTGGCATTTCGTGACCGGCTATCCGAAGGTCAAGGCAGCTGCGCTCGCGGCCTACGGGGCGTCGGAAGCCGAGCAGAAAGTCTTTCTTGCCAACGGTTTGCTCGCGGCGAAGCGACAGGACCAGACGGACGCGATCAACGCCGACAAGGACCGTGACGAGGCGGAGAAAGTACGGCTGGCGGCACGGGACGCCCGGCAGAACGCGGCCACCGTCGTCGGATTGCAGACCACCGACGTGATGCTCGATCTGGCCGACGACTTCTTCATCCGGAAGATCCTGGAGAAAGCGGCGCCGGGGACCCAGATCGCCATTGCCGCTCAGGCTTCCTTGAGCAGTGCGGTTCCGGCAGATTGGAAGGCTTACCTTGCCACTGGCATTTATGCCGCGCGTGATCGCGATGTCGCGGTAGAGAACGAAAAGAAGGCTGCGGAGAACCGTCGGGTCGTACGGGAGATCAAGGCCCGCGCCGAGAATGGTGGAATGCGGCCCCGCCTGGTCGCCGCCGCTGTCGCCGCGCTTGCCGGCTCCGACCACGACATCGAGGCCTTCCTGCAAACCGGCCAACATGCTGTGCCGACGCAGTCGCTGGAAGCGACTACCTCCGGTGTCCGTGGCGCGTACGTCGCCAGTAACGGTGGCAGCACTTACATTGTCCGGGGTGAGCCCGGCACTCGGAGCACTGCGAAGCTGACCGACGCTACCTGGACGATCAAGGATGGCTTGGCCGACCCGAATTGCTTCTCGCTGGAGTCCACCCAGTTCGAGGGCAGTTACCTGCGCGCCGACGGCGACATGGTGAAGCTCGCCGCCAATGACGGTGGTACCCCGTTCAAGAACGACGCAACCTGGTGCGCCAGCCCGGGCACGTCGGGTTCCGGTGTGTCGCTGGAGTCCTACTCCCACCGTGGCCACTTCTTGCGCCACTGGGGCGGCCAGGTGTATGCCGCCGCCAGTACCGACAGTGGCACCTACAACGCCAGCTGGCTGTTCAAAGAGGACACCACCTGGTCAGTGGTCGACCCGGACCCGGAGGTGACCACGCCGATCACGTTGCGCTGGAAGAACGACGACGCCCTCCGCGCCAAGCTGGGCGCCCCGGTTGCGCCCGAGGTGTACGACGCGTTCGGCGGCGGGGTCCGTTACCGCGACTACGCCGGCGGCCGGATGTACTGGAGCGCTGCGACGGGTGCGCACGCGGTCACCGGTGCAGCGTTGGAGAAATACCAGAGTGCTGGCGAATACCGTTGGAAACTGCCCACCATCGACACCACTCCGACGCCGAATGTCGAGGGCAGCTTTACTCACGTGCAGAACGGCGGCTCGATCTACTGGTCGCCCGCCACCGGTGCGCACCTGATCTACGGCGCGATCGGCGACCACTACGCCCGGCTCGGCTGGGAACGTTCCTACCTCGGTTTCCCCACCAGCGACGAAATCCAGGCCGGGAATCTGCGCCGTAACACCTTCCAACACGGCGTCATCGATCATGACCCGGCGACCGGCCGGACCCGGGACTACCGGACCTGACCCGGCGGCACGGAACCGGGGTCACCCCGTCACGCGCGAGGCGGCCCCGGTTCCGGCGATAGTCCTTGCACTGCTGAGCGTCGGTCAAATTAGATCGTCCTGTCACGCTAAAGTGTCCGCAAGGCCTCCGGTGTTCAGGTTCCTCATGGCGACGAACTACCTGCCGAAGACCTCTGGTCCCCGATTCCCGACTCGCCGGATCCCCGGTGTGCTCGAAAGGTCCCCCCACCATGCGAAAAGCCCGATTTGTCGCGCTCGTGTCACTTCTGGCCCTCGGTCTCGGTATGTGCACGACGGTCGGCGCGGACGCCGCGCAGGAGCGCACCTGGTGCGCCCGCAAGGGCTCGGTCGCCATCCTCGGCACCTCGGCCGACACCGGCTACGCCACCACCGGCTACCGGTCCGCCACCGACACCTACGCGCCCACCACCTACGGGTGGGCCACGAAATTGGCCAACGACCTGCACGCGGAATGGGGTACCGAAACCCGCAACCACTCGCACAACGGCGCGCTCGCCGCCGACTACCTGCCCGGCGGCCGCTGGGCGGACACCACCGGCGCGCTCGCCGACCTGACGGCTCACACCCCGGATCTGGTCCTCGTCGACCTCGGCGGCAACGAGCTGATCTCACAGGCCGACCCCGCGAAATTCCGGGGCGATCTGGAGAAGGTGATCGACGGTATCCGCGCCGCGCGGCCCGGGGTCGACATCCTGATGTCCATCTACGCCGAGCTGAAGTGGACCCCGAACCCCTATGGCGGCTCGGTCCAGCGTTACACCTGGGACCAGTATGCCTCGGTGATCCACCAGACCGCGGTCGCCAAGGGCACCGCGCTGGTCGACCTGCGGCAGTACATCCCGCCCGCCGGCTCGGCGAACCTGCCGAACCCGAGCCCGTGGAACGCCGACGGCATCCACCTCAACGACGCCGGGAACCTCGCCGAGTACGGCATGTGGTGGGGCTGGACCTCCAGCATCGGCAGCATCTGCTGAGTCCAGCACCTTCCCGGCTGAGTGTCCGGCTCCCTGATCACCCGGGCCGGTGGGGCGAACGCATGACCGGGTGCTGCGGTGGGCAGTGTGTCGGCAAAGTTGGTGTGGAGGTCTGTGAAGGGGCCCTTCACGGACTCAGAGTCCGTGAAGGGCCCCTTCACCGACCTGAAGCCGGTCCGGCGCACGCCACGAGGTGGTCGCACACACCTCAGCATCGCCCGCTGCCGTGTCCCCGACCAACTTTGCCGGAACCCTGCTGCGGTGGGCATGCGCTGGGCAGTTCGCATTGCTCCCATGCTGAGCGGATCATGACGCCCGTCGTTCGAGGGCGAACCGGGTCGCGTGACCACGGTGCCGCTGAGCATGGTGGGCAGTTCGGCCGGAAACGGGGTAGCTGCATTGATTCGCCCGGGCCGTGGGGTCGTTGCATGCCCGGTGATCGTTGAAGGAGTGCTGCGCCGGGCGGCTCACGCGGACACCCCGCCAACCACCGCACCCACGGCTACGCTGCGTCGTGTGACTGCTCCGGAGATCACGCTGCTGCCGCCGTCCGCGGCCGGGGACATCGCGCTCGTGGCCGCGGTGAGTGACCTGGTCAATCTGGTCTACGCGGAGTCCGAGACGGGCCTCTGGTCCGGCGCGGTCGACCGCACCACGCCCGCCGAGGTGGCCGGGTTCGTCGCCGCGGGGGAGATCGCGGTGGCGCGGCTCGGCGGCCGGCTGGCCGGCTGTGTCCGGGTGTGCCGCCTCGCCGACGACACGGGGGAGTTCGGCATGCTGGCCGCGTCGCCCGAGGTGCGCGGCACGGGGCTGGGCCGGGCGCTGGTCGCCTTCGCCGAACGGCACAGCCGCGCGGCCGGGCATCGCCGGATTCAGCTGGAACTGCTGGTGCCGCGCGACGGTACCCACCCGGCGAAGGATTTCCTCGCCCGCTGGTACCGCAGGCTCGGTTACGAGGTGGTCCGGACCACTACCCTCGACGTGGATTTCCCGCACCTCGCGCCGCTGCTCGCGGTGCCGTGCGAATTCCTGGTGTACCACAAGGATCTCACCCCGGCCTGAGGCCTTCCGTGCGAGACGGACCGCGCCCCGCCGTGCGATCATCGGGACAGACCCGCCGTCGACCAGGAAACGAGGCCGATGACCGAGCTGTCCCCACCCCAGGCACGGACCGTCGCGCGCCGGGCCCGTGCGGCGACCTGGATCGTGTTCGCGCTCAACGGTTTCGCGGTCGGCATGTGGGTGGTGCATATCCCGGTGGTCGAGCGCGCCGCGGGGATCTCGCACCCCGCGCTGGGCGCGCTGCTGCTGGTGCTCGGCGGCGCCGCGCTCGCCGGGATGCAGGTCGCCGGCCGGCTGGCCGACCGGTTCGGCAATCACCGGATCGTGCCCGTCGCGGGGATCCTGCTCGGGGTGGCGCTGGTGCTGCCGGGGCTGGCGGGGAACTGGTGGACGCTGGCGCTGGCCCTGCTCGGGTTCGGCTTCTTCAACGGCTCGCTCGACGTCGCGATGAACGCGCAGGCGGTGGTCGTGGAACGGGCCTACTCGCGGCCGATCATGGCGGCGTTCCACGCGATGTGGTCGATCGGCGGGGCGCTGGCCTCGGTGGCCGGTGCGGCGGTGCTCGACGCGGGGCTGCCTGCCGTGGTCTCGCTCGGCGGCACCGGGCTGCTGTGCGCGCTGGTGGTGGCCGTGGCCGGCCGGTTCCTGCTGGCCACGCCCGCGGCCTCGGCGCAAGAGTCCACTGTGGACGAGAGGAAGAGCCCGCCGGCCCGGCTCGTCTGGCTGCTCGGCCTTCTCGCGCTCGCCATGATGCTGTCCGAGGGCGTGGCGAACGACTGGTCGGCGCTGTACCTGCGCGACGGGCTGGGCACCTCGGAGAGCACCGCCGCCCTGGCCTACGGTTCGTTCGCGGTCGCGATGACGGTGGGCCGGTTCGCCACCGACCGGGTGGCCGCGTTCGCCGGGCCGGTGGCGGTGATGCGGTACGGGTCGGCGCTCGCCGCGCTCGGGCTGACGGTCGCGTCGGCGTCGCCGTGGGTGCCGTTGTCCCTGATCGGCTGGGCGGTGTTCGGGCTGGGCCTTTCCGGCGGCGTTCCGCAGCTGTTCACCGCGGCGGGAAACCTGGACACCCGCGCGTCCGGCGCGTTGATGGCCCGCGTGGTCGGCGTCGGCTACCTCGGCCTGCTCTCGGGCCCGGCGATCATCGGCGGGCTGGCGCACTTCATGCCGCTCAACGTCACGTTCGTGCTGCCGATCGTCTTGTGCCTGCTCGGGGTGATCTTCGCCCCGGCGCTCAAGCCCCGGTGACCCGGACGCTCAGGGGTGGCATCGTGCCGCCGGGAGGGTCCGGCCGCCGCCGCTGAGGACCACCGTGGCCAGCTCGGCCAGGCTGTCGTCCGACAGCAGGGTGCAGACGATCTGGTCGACCGCGGTCGCGGACAGCGTGGTGACGTCCGAGTGCAGGTTCGCCTGCACGCTCACGCCGGCAGTCGTCACCGTGGCGGGCAGGGCGGTCTTCGGCACCTCCGTGGTGAAGCCTCCCTCGCCGGACCGGCCGTCCGGTCCGGCGGCCAGCATGCCGATCAGCCCGGCCGGCTCCGGGGGCGGGCCTGAGCGCGACACCGGGGTCACCGAGCCGCCCCGGACGAAGTACAGCACCACGTCCTGCCCCGCCCCGGGGGCCGCGGTGCCGGACCGGCCGGGCGGGTAGGCCGGTCCGCTCGGTGCTCCGTTACCCGGGATCACCCCGCTGGGCCGCACTCCGCATCCGGTGGCCAGCAGCGCGACCGCGGCCAGCACGCACACCGTCCGGCGGGTCACTGCTCCACCTCCGTCGTGCGGGGCAGCCACACCGCGAACACCGCGCCGCCGCCGGGCGCGTTGGCCGCGGTCAGCTGCCCGCCGTGCAGGCGGGTGTTCTCCCAGGAGATGGCGAGCCCGAGCCCGCTGCCCTCGGAACGGCCGCGCGCGCTGTCTGCTTTGTAGAACCGCTGGAACACGTGCGGAAGCACTTCCTCGTCGAGCCCGGGGCCGGAATCGGCGACCTCCATGCGCACCCCGGCGGCGTCGCCGGTCAGCCGCACGGTCACCGGGGTCTCGCCGTGCCGCAGCGCGTTGCCGACCAGGTTGGCCACGATCACGTCCAGCCGGCGCGGGTCCACCCTGGCCCGGATGCCGTCCGGCAGGTCCGCCTGGACCTCGTCGGTGAACCCTCGGGTGCGCAGCGTCATCCGGATCGCTTCGGCCAGGTCGATGTCGTCGAGCGCGAGCGAAGCCGTGCCGGAGTCGAAGCGGGTCACTTCGATCAGGTCGTTCACCAGCCGTGTCAAGTTGTGCGTCTCCCGGCTGACCAGCCGCACGGCCTGGCCGGACACGCCGGGCAGCCGTTCCGACTCGGCGTCGAGCATGTCGGTGACGGCGGTCATCGCGGCGAGCGGGGTACGCAGCTCGTGCGAGACGTCGGCGACGAACCGGCGCGCGTCCGCCTCCATCCGGCGCAGCTCGCCGACGTGCTTCTGCAGGGATTCCGCGGTCGAGTTGAACGTCCCGGCGACCGCGGCCAGTTCGTCACCGCCACGCACGGTCAGCCGGGTGTCGAGATCGCCCTCGCCGAGCCGGTGCGCCGCGCGCTGCAGCTCGTGCACCGGCCGGAGCACGCTGCGGGCGGCCAGCAGCGCGAGCAGCATGGCCAGCAGCAGGCCACCGCCGCCGGTGAGCCACGCGTCGCGGGCCAGTCCGGCGATCGTCTCGCTCTCGTTCTCGAACGTCCGCAGCTCGTACACCTCGATGCCGGACGGGAAGGTCGGTGCGTGCTTCGAGCCGCCGGTGATCTGCAGCTGCGATCCGATCACCAGCGCGGTGACGCCGTCGTGGGCGATCCGCTGCCAGGCCACCTGCCCGGATCCCACCTTCGCGCGCAGCTCCGGAGTGATGTCCGAAACGGGCAGGTCGCCCTGGTACAGCGAGCCGGCGAGCGCGGCAACGGTGACGGTGCGGCCGCGCAGCTTCTCGACGATGTCGTTCAGCTGGGCCGGATCCGGGGCACCGGTCCGCAGCGGATACATCTGCTGGAGCTTGTTGGTCATGTCGACCACGGCGCTGTCCTGCGCCTGCTGCACGATCGCGTCCCGCGCCCGGACATAGCCGATCCCGGCCACCGCACTCGCGGTCACCACGCTCAGCAGGGCGAACGCGAGCAGCAGGCGCGCCTGCAGCCCCCAGTTCCGCCAGAGCTTCACAGCGGTCCGAAGCGGTAGCCGAAACCACGGACGGTCTGCACGTACGCCGGGGCGCCCGGATCGTCCTCGATCTTCGAGCGCAGCCGTTGCACGCAGGCGTCCACCAACCGGGAGTCACCGAGGTATCCCTGGTCCCACACCGATTCGAGCAGCTGCTGGCGGCTGAGCACCCGGCCGGGCGAGGCGGACAGTTCGAGCAGCAGGCGCAGTTCGGTGGGCGCGAGCGCGACCGGCCGGCCGTGCTTGGCCACCACCAGGCCGGCGCGGTCGATGGCCAGGTCCCCGTGCCGTTCCGGCCCCGCCTCCGCCGCACCGGCCTGGCGCGGTTCGCCTCCGGTGCGGCGCAGCACCGCCCGGATGCGCGCCTCCAGCACCCGGGCCTGTGCGGGCTTGACCACGTAGTCGTCGGCACCGGCCTCCAGCCCGGCGACCACGTCGATGTCGTCGTTGCGCGCGGTGAGCATGATGATCGGCAGATCGCCGGAGGCGCGGATACGGCGGCACACCTCGAATCCGTCCATGCCGGGCAGCATCAGATCGAGCACCACCACGTCGGCGGTGCCGCCGGTGAGCCGGGCGAGTCCCTCCTCTCCGGTCTCCACGGCTTCGACCGTGTGGCCTTGGTAGGTGAGGGCGATCTGCAGGCCCTCCCGCACGGCCTGGTCGTCTTCGATGAGCAGCACCCGGGGCATGGTTCTCACTATCGCAGCAGTGATCGGTGCCCGCCCGTCCGGCTCCCGGACAGTCCACAGCGGACACCACCCGACAGCGTCGTGGTGGTGCTTCACCGCGGGGTGCGCGGCAGGTCATGAACCGGTAACGGACGCCGGCTGTCACAGAGCTGTTACAGAGCCGTCGGACTGCCCGGACATCGTCCGCACCGGCCGGGCACACCGGCCTCCGAAACTGGCTGCATGCTCCGCTTCCTGCTCAGTCCCCGGCTGCTGACGGCGATCACCCGGCTGATGGGCGTACTGCTGCTGCCCGTCGCGTTCGTCCGGGCGCCCGGCCGTGCCCGATACCTGGCTTGCCAGTGGGCGCTGGGCCTGCGGTATCCGGCCGAGGATCTGGCCGGGCTGAACGCGGCGGCCCGTGCGGCGTTCACCCGCGCCCGCACCGAGGCGTTCTGGCGGGACGGGCAGCTGATCGGCCTGACGTCGGGCCACCGCGACGCGGCCGAGCAGTACCGGCTGTTCACCGAGGAGGTCCGCCGCACCGGTTCGGTCTCCGAGGCGCGGCGGCTGGTGCTGCCGCCGGAGGAGTCCGCGCACGTCGGCGGGACGGCCATGGACGTGCGCCCGACCGAGGGCGCGGCCTGGCTGGAACGGCACGGCGCGGCCCATCGGCTGTTCCGCCGCTACGACAACGAATGGTGGCATTTCGAGTACCACCCGGACACCGAGCCGCTGCGGCTGCCGCATCCCGGGCATACCCCGGCCCGCCGCCGGCAGCGGATCGGCTGAACCCGTCTGTCCACAGTGGTCAGAAACCGGCGGGTGAACGGCAGCGGCCGGCGCATCCGGATCAGCAGCAACGGAATCAGCACATAGGGCAGGGTGAAGGCGAGGAACTTCGCCGGGTTGCCGGTGCGGGTGGCCGGATCGCCGAACACCACCACCCCGCGGTGAGCGTGACGATCATCGTCGCGTAGATCACCGCGGGCAGCTGGATCCATCCCGTTGCGGCCGGTCACCAGTACCAGGAGAGCAGCGGATAGCAGAAGGCGGACCGGCCGGTGACGATCCGCATCCAGTCCGGCGGATGCAGGAACAGCATGTCCGCGTCGCGGGCGTACCAGTAGTTCGCGTCCACGAAGAAATCACCGGTCGGGCGGGAGAAGTCGACGCCCAGGGTGGGCGGCAGGTCGCTGATCAGCGAGGTGACCAGGGTGTCGGCAAAGTCGGTGTGAGGGGCCCTGCGCAGACGGCGGAGGTCCGTGAAGGTCTGTGAAGGGGCCCTTCACGGACTCAGAGTCCGTGAAGGGCCCCTTCACAGACCCGGGACAGGTCGGCGCACACCACGAGGTGGCCGCGCGTCTCGAGCGGCAGCCTGGGCCGCGCGCCCCGGCCGGACTGGTATTTCTATCCCGGCATCGTGCTACTGTCGTCGGTATAACTATACCGATGTCGAACGTGAGGCAACCGTGATCGAGCTGAAGACGCCTGCGGAGATCGACCGCATGCACGTGACCGGGCGGTTCGTCGCCGAGGTGCTCTCGGAGGTCGGCCGGCTTGCGGACGTGGGCGTCAACCTGCTGGATCTGGAGCACCACGTGCGGGACATGATCAAGCAGCGCGGGGCCGTGTCGTGTTACTGGGACTACTCGCCCTCCTTCGGCCGGGGCCCGTTCCGCAACGTCCTCTGCCTGGCCGTCAACGACGCCGTGCTGCACGGCCTGCCGCACGACTACCTCCTGCGCGACGGGGACGTGCTGACCGCGGACTTCGCGGTGACCATCGACGGGTGGGCGGCCGATTCGGCGCGCACGGTGATCGTCGGCACCCCGGCGGAGGAGGACCAGCGGATCATCCGCGCCACCGAGGAGGCGCTGGAGGCGGCGATCGAGGTGGCGCGTCCGGGCAACCGGCTCGGCGACATCTCGGCCGCGATCTGGGGCGTCGCCCGCGCATACGGCTACCCGGTCAACACCGAATTCGGCGGGCACGGCATCGGCCGCACCATGCACGGCGATCCGCACGTGTCGAACAAGGGACAGGCCGGGCGCGGTATGAAGCTCCGGCCCGGGCTGACCCTCGCACTCGAACCCTGGCTTGCGCGCACGACCGACAAGATCGTCTACGACCCGGACGGCTGGACCATCCGCTCGGCCGACGGTTCGCGCACGGCGCACTCCGAGCACACCGTCGCGATCACCGACGGCGACGCATTGGTGCTCACCCGGCGAGCCTCCGAAAAGGCGCCGCGCGGCGCGTAAAGTTCCGCTCATGAACGCGTTCCAGGTCTGCCTGTGGGTCTTCGGGGCGGTCTGCGCCGGCTGCTGGCTGCTCTCGGTGCTCACCCGCGAATACTCCTGGGTGGACCGGATCTGGTCGCTGGTGCCGGTGGCCTACGCCGGGATCTTCGCCGGCCACGCGGGTTTCGCGGACCCGCGGCTGAACGTGCTGTTCGTGCTCGTGGCGTTGTGGGGCGCGCGGCTGACGTTCAACTTCGGCCGCAAAGGCGGATACGCGCGTGGCGGCGAGGACTATCGCTGGGCGATCCTGCGCGGGCGGATGGCGCCGTGGCAGTTCCAGCTGTTCAACCTGTTCTTCATCACCTTGTGCCAGAACGGGATTCTGCTGCTGATCGCGTTGCCCGCGTGGACCGCGCTGGAGCACCGGACGCCGTTCGGGGTGGCCGACGCGCTGCTCGCGCTCGCCTTCCTCGCCTGCCTGGCGGGGGAGACCGTGGCCGATCAGCAGCAGTGGGACTTCCACCGCCGGAAGGCCGCCGAACTCGCGGCCGGGCGCGTTCCCGATCCGCAGTTCCGGCAGACCGGGCTGTTCCGGTTCTCCCGGCACCCGAACTTCTTCTTCGAACAGGCGCAGTGGTGGCTGGTCGCCGGGTTCGGCGTCGCCGCGGCCGGCGCGCTCACCTGGACCGTGGCCGGGGCGCTGCTGCTGAGCGTGCTGTTCGTCGGGTCCACGATCTTCACCGAGAGCATCACCCGCGGGCGCTACCCGGAGTACGCGCAGTACCAGCGCCGTACTTCGCCGGTGGTGCCGTGGTTCCCGCGCCGGGTTCCCTCCACTGTGGACTGATCAGCCGGGCATCCCGTCGTTGCCGAGCAGCCGGCGCAGGCCGGGGAGCACGGCGGAGAGGTCCTTGCCGGTGCGGAATGCGATCACCGTGGTCTCCGGCTCGTCCGCACGCGCGCCGAACAGCGCGACGGTGTCGGCCATCGCCGCGTCGAACTCCGCCTCCGGGTTCTCCACCTGCCCGCGCAGCCAGCGGCGCAGGACGTGGTTGTGCGCGGTGACCACGGCCGCGGCCAGCAGTTCGGCGCGGAGCGCGGTGTCCTCGCCGCCGCCCAGGCTGCGGTGCATGAAGTCGCGGAACAGCTGCTGATACTGCTGGGTGCCGGCGATCTCCCGCGCGCGCAACGCGGGTACGCGGCGGGTCAGCCGGTAGCGCGCGAGCGCGAGGTCACCCTCCGCGACATAGTGCCGCAGCACCAGCCGGGCGGCCTCGGTCACCGCGACCAGCGCGGTCGGCGGGTCCGCGCCCTCCAGCCGGTTCCCGATCGCGCTCAGCAGCACCTCGTGGTCGGGGAAGATCACCTCGTCCTTGAACCGGAAGGCGCGGAAGAACGTGGTCCGCCCGACGCCCGCCCGCTCGGTGATGTCGTCCACCGTGGTCTGGTCGTAGCCGCGCTCCTCGAACAGTTCGAAGGCGGCCTCGGTGAGCCGCTGGCGGGCCGGTTTCGCCGGCATCCCGATCCCTCCTTCCCGCACCCGTGTCCCGGCAGCGGGAGCGCCCGCTTCCGTTCCCGGCTGATACTGAGTACCGTAACAGTGGAACCAAGTACCGGTACAGCGGAGAGGAGACGGCGCGTGGAGCTCGTCGGCGTGGTCGGATGCGGGCAGATGGGGGCAGGGATCGCCGAGGTGTGCGCCCGGGCCGGGCTGGACGTGGTCGCGGTCGAGTCGAGCCGCGCCGCGGCCGACGCGGGCCGGGCCCGGCTGGAGGCCTCCCTGACGCGGGCGGAGAAGAAGGGCCGGATCGACTCGGCGGCCGAGGTGCTGGGCCGGATCCGGGTCGCCGAGGACCTCGGCGAGCTGGCCGACCGCACGCTGGTGGTCGAGGCCATCGTGGAGAACGAGGCGGTCAAGCGGGAGCTGTTCGCCAAGCTGGACGAGATCGTCACCGCGCCGGACGCGGTGCTGGCCTCCAACACCTCGTCGATCCCGATCATGAAGCTGGGCACCGCGACGAAACGTCCGGCGCAGGTGCTCGGCGTGCACTTCTTCAATCC
It includes:
- a CDS encoding AbfB domain-containing protein; this translates as MIGGYAGFAEDRRCRGTTGVGIQRGMRVFAMGKRPGLPGRVLITVAATAVLTGFATPPVWADAVPVVPSMPSVRALAEAPVDPAVPPATRVPEATQGERVEAVRSLGLDIDNGWLVLRDHDFVFKIFDTADPVRFPLVKEGALQAFRDGDTASTLFIRSGVTELAGRDRDNYARGRLERDQARRLKQSAAALVAMPVTDQQLDLGYRDFIYDLWHFVTGYPKVKAAALAAYGASEAEQKVFLANGLLAAKRQDQTDAINADKDRDEAEKVRLAARDARQNAATVVGLQTTDVMLDLADDFFIRKILEKAAPGTQIAIAAQASLSSAVPADWKAYLATGIYAARDRDVAVENEKKAAENRRVVREIKARAENGGMRPRLVAAAVAALAGSDHDIEAFLQTGQHAVPTQSLEATTSGVRGAYVASNGGSTYIVRGEPGTRSTAKLTDATWTIKDGLADPNCFSLESTQFEGSYLRADGDMVKLAANDGGTPFKNDATWCASPGTSGSGVSLESYSHRGHFLRHWGGQVYAAASTDSGTYNASWLFKEDTTWSVVDPDPEVTTPITLRWKNDDALRAKLGAPVAPEVYDAFGGGVRYRDYAGGRMYWSAATGAHAVTGAALEKYQSAGEYRWKLPTIDTTPTPNVEGSFTHVQNGGSIYWSPATGAHLIYGAIGDHYARLGWERSYLGFPTSDEIQAGNLRRNTFQHGVIDHDPATGRTRDYRT
- a CDS encoding SGNH/GDSL hydrolase family protein, with the protein product MRKARFVALVSLLALGLGMCTTVGADAAQERTWCARKGSVAILGTSADTGYATTGYRSATDTYAPTTYGWATKLANDLHAEWGTETRNHSHNGALAADYLPGGRWADTTGALADLTAHTPDLVLVDLGGNELISQADPAKFRGDLEKVIDGIRAARPGVDILMSIYAELKWTPNPYGGSVQRYTWDQYASVIHQTAVAKGTALVDLRQYIPPAGSANLPNPSPWNADGIHLNDAGNLAEYGMWWGWTSSIGSIC
- a CDS encoding GNAT family N-acetyltransferase, with translation MTAPEITLLPPSAAGDIALVAAVSDLVNLVYAESETGLWSGAVDRTTPAEVAGFVAAGEIAVARLGGRLAGCVRVCRLADDTGEFGMLAASPEVRGTGLGRALVAFAERHSRAAGHRRIQLELLVPRDGTHPAKDFLARWYRRLGYEVVRTTTLDVDFPHLAPLLAVPCEFLVYHKDLTPA
- a CDS encoding MFS transporter; the encoded protein is MTELSPPQARTVARRARAATWIVFALNGFAVGMWVVHIPVVERAAGISHPALGALLLVLGGAALAGMQVAGRLADRFGNHRIVPVAGILLGVALVLPGLAGNWWTLALALLGFGFFNGSLDVAMNAQAVVVERAYSRPIMAAFHAMWSIGGALASVAGAAVLDAGLPAVVSLGGTGLLCALVVAVAGRFLLATPAASAQESTVDERKSPPARLVWLLGLLALAMMLSEGVANDWSALYLRDGLGTSESTAALAYGSFAVAMTVGRFATDRVAAFAGPVAVMRYGSALAALGLTVASASPWVPLSLIGWAVFGLGLSGGVPQLFTAAGNLDTRASGALMARVVGVGYLGLLSGPAIIGGLAHFMPLNVTFVLPIVLCLLGVIFAPALKPR
- a CDS encoding sensor histidine kinase, producing the protein MKLWRNWGLQARLLLAFALLSVVTASAVAGIGYVRARDAIVQQAQDSAVVDMTNKLQQMYPLRTGAPDPAQLNDIVEKLRGRTVTVAALAGSLYQGDLPVSDITPELRAKVGSGQVAWQRIAHDGVTALVIGSQLQITGGSKHAPTFPSGIEVYELRTFENESETIAGLARDAWLTGGGGLLLAMLLALLAARSVLRPVHELQRAAHRLGEGDLDTRLTVRGGDELAAVAGTFNSTAESLQKHVGELRRMEADARRFVADVSHELRTPLAAMTAVTDMLDAESERLPGVSGQAVRLVSRETHNLTRLVNDLIEVTRFDSGTASLALDDIDLAEAIRMTLRTRGFTDEVQADLPDGIRARVDPRRLDVIVANLVGNALRHGETPVTVRLTGDAAGVRMEVADSGPGLDEEVLPHVFQRFYKADSARGRSEGSGLGLAISWENTRLHGGQLTAANAPGGGAVFAVWLPRTTEVEQ
- a CDS encoding response regulator transcription factor; this translates as MPRVLLIEDDQAVREGLQIALTYQGHTVEAVETGEEGLARLTGGTADVVVLDLMLPGMDGFEVCRRIRASGDLPIIMLTARNDDIDVVAGLEAGADDYVVKPAQARVLEARIRAVLRRTGGEPRQAGAAEAGPERHGDLAIDRAGLVVAKHGRPVALAPTELRLLLELSASPGRVLSRQQLLESVWDQGYLGDSRLVDACVQRLRSKIEDDPGAPAYVQTVRGFGYRFGPL
- a CDS encoding D-alanyl-D-alanine carboxypeptidase family protein, with product MLRFLLSPRLLTAITRLMGVLLLPVAFVRAPGRARYLACQWALGLRYPAEDLAGLNAAARAAFTRARTEAFWRDGQLIGLTSGHRDAAEQYRLFTEEVRRTGSVSEARRLVLPPEESAHVGGTAMDVRPTEGAAWLERHGAAHRLFRRYDNEWWHFEYHPDTEPLRLPHPGHTPARRRQRIG
- the map gene encoding type I methionyl aminopeptidase, translated to MIELKTPAEIDRMHVTGRFVAEVLSEVGRLADVGVNLLDLEHHVRDMIKQRGAVSCYWDYSPSFGRGPFRNVLCLAVNDAVLHGLPHDYLLRDGDVLTADFAVTIDGWAADSARTVIVGTPAEEDQRIIRATEEALEAAIEVARPGNRLGDISAAIWGVARAYGYPVNTEFGGHGIGRTMHGDPHVSNKGQAGRGMKLRPGLTLALEPWLARTTDKIVYDPDGWTIRSADGSRTAHSEHTVAITDGDALVLTRRASEKAPRGA